One Clupea harengus unplaced genomic scaffold, Ch_v2.0.2, whole genome shotgun sequence genomic window carries:
- the LOC122129979 gene encoding cleft lip and palate transmembrane protein 1-like protein has product MFPSCYSNLPKNGAYANTSVTKVAVGVFVVYVLHTCWVLYGFVYTKPCDTRGDSCITPYFAENPQLSIFVTLDPSDVEGHSLLHQENEFDIFTKFERKVNVPLPKATRSNGTLFAVIYVHSGSGAPWEDSRHASYATRLTSYTTRHPPGMTASLSEDTAQDEDEEQQPAPGSVSPAPVSLWHSRLCLSIMAEKFSFSKGAVPSDVRRYMKVVEDEKKKMYLPFMVVDELQIRMKDFLEINESTTEVHLTVTYENISLRKFRLWSHMRDVVYSLKHFGFTEHQVDEFKGVITDTNVYILALTIFAAILNLLFEFLAIKNDISFWRKKTTMAGMSKRSVLWRCFSTLVIFLHLLVKQTNWLLLIPTGVGVVLELWKLKKAFSIQVQCYSQVSIPDRSQTITMTRQNITRVDNGDILLITSAMGMRFLSYLLCPVCISGVTYSLLYLKNKSWYSWFLSSLITGVYAFGFLSGCPQLYVNYKLKSVEHLQSSIYMYKGLSTFINDILSTVLTVPTHPLACFRDDVIFLLHLYQRRLYPARKTRGREYGACCRQRLKGKPHED; this is encoded by the exons ATGTTTCCATCTTGTTATTCTAACTTGCCCAAAAACGGCGCTTATGCAAACACGTCTGTCACTAAGGTGGCCGTGGGAGTGTTCGTCGTGTATGTACTGCATACCTGCTGGGTCCTTTACGGATTTGTTTATACAAAACCCTGTGACACCAGAGGTGACAGCTGCATTACCCCGTATTTTGCTGAGAACCCTCAG CTGAGCATTTTCGTAACATTAGATCCCAGCGATGTGGAAGGACACAGCCTGCTCCATCAGGAGAACGAGTTTGATATCTTCACTAAATTCGAGAG AAAAGTGAACGTGCCACTCCCAAAGGCAACCAGAAGCAACGGAACTTTGTTCGCAGTAATATATGTGCATAGTGGTAGTGGCGCTCCTTGGGAGGATAGCCGGCATGCGAGCTATGCAACCCGGCTCACCTCTTACACAACACGACATCCACCTGGCATGACCGCTAGCCTGAGTGAAGACACTGCACAG gacgaggacgaggagcaGCAGCCGGCTCCTGGTTCTGTGTCACCTGCGCCCGTCTCCCTCTGGCACTCCCGTCTCTGCCTCAGCATCATGGCGGAGAAGTTTAGCTTCAGCAAAGGGGCTGTGCCTAGTGATGTACGGCGCTATATGAAAGT GGTGGaagatgaaaaaaagaagatgtATTTGCCCTTCATGGTTGTCGATGAGTTGCAGATCAGAATGAAGGACTTTCTT GAGATAAATGAGTCTACCACAGAAGTCCATTTGACTGTAACCTATGAAAACATCTCTCTAAGGAAATTTAGATTGTGGAGCCATATGAGAGATGTAGTCTATTCTCTAAAACATTTTG GATTTACAGAGCATCAGGTTGATGAATTCAAAGGTGTGATTACGGACACAAACGTATACATATTGGCTCTCACCATTTTTGCAGCTATACTTAAT cTTCTGTTTGAGTTCCTTGCTATTAAAAATGACATCAGCTTCTGGAGGAAGAAAACTACCATGGCTGGCATGTCTAAAAGATCAG TGTTGTGGCGCTGTTTCAGCACACTGGTGATTTTCCTCCACCTGCTGGTGAAGCAGACAAACTGGCTGCTCCTCATCCCCACTGGAGTGGGAGTGGTGCTTGAG CTTTGGAAACTTAAGAAGGCTTTCAGCATCCAGGTACAATGTTACAGCCAAGTCAGTATACCTGACAGATCACAGACCATCACCATGACACGCCAGAATATCACCAGAGTAGACAACGGGGATATCCTTTTGATTACTTCTGCTATG GGGATGAGATTCCTGTCATATCTGCTGTGTCCTGTTTGCATCAGTGGAGTCACTTACTCCCTCTTGTACTTGAAGAACAAAAG TTGGTATTCTTGGTTTCTCAGCAGCCTCATTACGG GAGTGTATGCTTTCGGCTTTCTCTCTGGATGTCCTCAGCTCTACGTGAACTACAAG TTGAAATCGGTTGAACATTTACAGTCTTCAATTTACATGTATAAG GGGTTGAGTACCTTTATCAATGACATCCTCAGCACAGTCCTCACGGTGCCAACCCACCCTCTGGCCTGCTTCAGGGATGATGTCATCTTCCTCCTTCATCTTTACCAGAGGAG ACTGTACCCTGCCAGGAAAACCCGCGGTCGAGAATACGGAGCATGCTGCAGACAGAGACTGAAAGGGAAACCTCATGAGGATTGA
- the LOC122129976 gene encoding magnesium transporter MRS2 homolog, mitochondrial-like, with amino-acid sequence MEACMKFISREGLRGARELTFLACSSFLPLRAVKGSRSPFRCPPNSHHCTSATTRSHGGHIHRHLTLLQKSRFNSVSCRSKVSEASLSSVAPVFVVMRFEKNGNVTSSEKKKTELYQELGLQARDLRFQHQTSITTRNNIIILQMESLKAIVTPECLLVLDFRGFGLDKWLVLELGPQLAGEGTLVTYSLPFEFRALEALLQHRVNTLQARLNEMHPQIMDSLESLVDPKILSADRSKLHMLLLNSKGLSELETDVKVFKESLLKILDEDELIEEMCLTKWTDPRVFEESSLGIDHAEEMELLLENYLLQAEELGNNTRELKGLIDDSESVIFINLDSHRNVMMRLNLQLTMGTFSLSLFGLIGVAFGMNLESNLEEDPRVFWLVTGIMFLGSGLIWRRLLSFLGRHLEPSSPPPIPPVWKKGHIASARGTDIKGGVR; translated from the exons ATGGAAGCATGTATGAAGTTTATTTCCCGAGAGGGACTGCGTGGGGCACGTGAGCTTACATTTTTAGCTTGTTCAAGTTTTCTGCCTCTCCGAGCAGTGAAGGGTTCAAGATCACCTTTCAGATGTCCTCCTAATTCTCATCACTGCACGTCAGCAACGACGAGAAGTCATGGGGGtcatatacacagacatttaACATTGTTACAGAAGTCACGTTTCAACT CTGTGTCGTGTCGCTCTAAAGTGTCAGAGGCTTCCCTATCCAGTGTTGCTCCCGTTTTTGTTGTG ATGAGATTTGAAAAAAATGGGAACGTCACCTCCTCCG agaagaagaagacggaGCTGTATCAGGAACTGGGTTTACAGGCCCGAGACCTGAGGTTCCAGCACCAGACTAGCATCACCACACgcaacaacatcatcatcctGCAGATGGAG TCTCTGAAGGCCATAGTGACGCCTGAATGCCTGCTGGTGTTGGACTTCAGAGGCTTCGGGCTGGATAAGTGgctggtgctggagctgggCCCACAGCTGGCAGGAGAAGGGACTCTGGTGACCTACTCCTTACCCTTCGAGTTCAGAGCTTTGGAGGCCCTCTTGCAGCACAGG GTGAACACTCTGCAGGCCAGGCTGAACGAGATGCACCCTCAGATCATGGACTCTCTTGAATCTCTGGTGGATCCAAAAATCTTGTCTGCCGACCGCAGTAAGCTGCACATGCTTCTGCTCAACAGCAAGGG TCTTTCAGAGTTGGAAACCGACGTCAAAGTGTTCAAGGAAAGCCTGCTAAAGATCCTGGATGAAGATGAGCTCATCGAAGAGATGTGTCTGACCAAATGGACAGACCCCCGTGTGTT tgaagAGAGCAGTCTGGGCATTGACCACGCAGAAGAGATGGAACTGCTGTTGGAGAACTACTTACTGCAGGCGGAGGAGCTGGGCAACAACACTCGGGAGCTGAAAGGCCTGATTGATGACTCAGAGAGCGTCATCTTCATTAACCTGGACAG TCACCGAAATGTGATGATGCGGCTGAACCTGCAGCTGACGATGGGCACCTTCTCCCTGTCCCTGTTTGGCCTGATCGGGGTTGCCTTTGGGATGAACTTGGAGTCCAACTTAGAAGAG GACCCACGCGTGTTCTGGCTGGTGACGGGGATCATGTTCCTGGGCAGTGGGCTGATCTGGAGGCggctcctctccttcctggGGCGACACTTGGAGCCGTCCTCTCCACCCCCT ATCCCCCCAGTATGGAAAAAGGGCCACATCGCCTCCGCCAGAGGGACAGACATCAAAGGAGGAGtcagatga